Proteins from a single region of Hermetia illucens chromosome 3, iHerIll2.2.curated.20191125, whole genome shotgun sequence:
- the LOC119651362 gene encoding bifunctional endo-1,4-beta-xylanase XylA-like isoform X1, producing MKVTLFIGLLAIVALASSKSVPDSSSSPVKAPGNSQPEIPAVPVSPKHKADSDENKVDKPYPKHSASKKGHSDVKAEVSKPEPPKPQPEKPSQPESDKPPKPEKPSEDSKPQPPPSESEKPSEDSKPQPPSSKPEKPSEDSKPEPPSSEPEKPVAPKPSKPEADKPSASAPVKPQLYAVHKKSDHSKSTDDSSKSDYPTGKIPIPFPPAKDGKNSFQNHVVNGEQQYHPKAVASGKSKDDDTKKHSDEKKDDKHPIFPGKNLPQGNGPVRTPQDQSGDRGRKQHNWGPGPMTVHQWRNQHWQQDNQQGNQQWQHQNQQWQHQNQQWQQGNQQWEHQNQQWEHQNQQWEHQNQQWQNNNQQQDNQRQHQHSDNRNQQGNQQWQHQNQQWQQGNQQWQHDGQEWEQGNQQWQHDRQQHGSNQENNQNNQEGRQGNQQWKHQDQQWQHQNQQWQHDRQQQGSNQENNQHSQEGRQGNQQWQHQNQQWQHDRQQQGSNQENNQHNQEGRQGNQQWQHQNQQWQHDRQQHGSNQENNQEGRQGNQQWQHQNQQWQYQNQQWQHDNQERQKHAQEKDHDKQATKSSDHQVHKVNHVVPVIPVSQF from the exons ATGAAAG TTACTCTTTTTATCGGCCTCCTGGCCATAGTGGCATTAGCCTCCAGTAAATCAGTTCCTGATTCAAGTTCATCACCTGTGAAGGCACCCGGAAATAGCCAGCCTGAAATACCGGCAGTCCCAGTTAGCCCCAAGCATAAAGCTGATAGTGATGAAAACAAAGTCGATAAACCATATCCGAAACATTCAGCTTCTAAGAAGGGTCACTCCGATGTCAAAGCTGAAGTCTCTAAGCCGGAACCGCCGAAACCACAACCTGAAAAGCCATCTCAACCAGAATCTGACAAACCACCAAAGCCAGAAAAACCATCTGAGGACTCAAAACCACAACCCCCACCTTCGGAGTCAGAAAAACCATCTGAGGACTCAAAACCACAACCTCCATCTTCGAAGCCAGAAAAACCATCTGAGGACTCAAAACCAGAACCCCCATCTTCGGAGCCAGAAAAACCAGTTGCACCGAAACCAAGCAAGCCGGAAGCCGATAAGCCTTCTGCTTCTGCACCTGTGAAGCCTCAACTTTACGCTGTACATAAAAAGTCCGACCATTCAAAGTCAACCGACGATTCCTCGAAATCTGATTATCCAACAGGTAAAATTCCAATTCCATTCCCTCCAGCGAAAGATGGAAAGAATTCTTTCCAAAACCATGTAGTTAACGGTGAACAACAATATCATCCAAAGGCAGTTGCCTCAGGCAAATCAAAGGATGATGACACCAAGAAACATAGTGATGAGAAAAAGGATGACAAACATCCAATTTTTCCAGGCAAGAACCTACCCCAAGGCAATGGACCAGTACGTACTCCTCAAGATCAATCAGGAGATAGGGGCCGTAAGCAACATAACTGGGGACCAGGTCCAATGACTGTTCATCAATGGAGAAACCAACACTGGCAGCAAGACAACCAGCAGGGCAACCAGCAATGGCAGCACCAAAACCAGCAATGGCAACACCAAAACCAACAATGGCAACAGGGAAACCAGCAATGGGAACACCAAAACCAGCAATGGGAACACCAAAACCAGCAATGGGAACACCAAAACCAGCAATGGCAGAATAATAACCAGCAGCAAGACAATCAGAGACAGCATCAACACAGTGATAACCGTAACCAGCAGGGTAACCAACAATGGCAGCACCAAAACCAGCAATGGCAACAGGGTAACCAGCAATGGCAGCATGATGGCCAAGAGTGGGAGCAGGGTAATCAGCAGTGGCAACATGATAGGCAGCAACACGGAAGCAATCAAGAAAATAACCAAAATAACCAAGAGGGGCGGCAAGGTAACCAACAATGGAAGCACCAAGACCAGCAATGGCAGCACCAAAACCAGCAATGGCAACACGATAGGCAGCAACAAGGAAGCAATCAAGAAAATAACCAACATAGCCAAGAAGGGCGACAAGGGAACCAGCAATGGCAGCACCAAAACCAGCAATGGCAACATGATAGGCAGCAACAAGGAAGCAATCAAGAAAATAACCAACATAACCAAGAGGGGCGGCAAGGTAACCAGCAGTGGCAACACCAAAACCAGCAATGGCAACATGATAGGCAGCAACACGGAAGCAATCAAGAAAATAACCAAGAGGGGCGGCAAGGTAACCAACAATGGCAGCACCAAAACCAGCAGTGGCAATACCAAAATCAGCAATGGCAGCATGATAACCAGGAGCGGCAGAAGCATGCTCAGGAGAAGGACCATGATAAGCAGGCTACCAAATCCAGCGATCATCAAGTTCATAAGGTTA
- the LOC119651362 gene encoding bifunctional endo-1,4-beta-xylanase XylA-like isoform X3, producing MKVTLFIGLLAIVALASSKSVPDSSSSPVKAPGNSQPEIPAVPVSPKHKADSDENKVDKPYPKHSASKKGHSDVKAEVSKPEPPKPQPEKPSQPESDKPPKPEKPSEDSKPQPPPSESEKPSEDSKPQPPSSKPEKPSEDSKPEPPSSEPEKPVAPKPSKPEADKPSASAPVKPQLYAVHKKSDHSKSTDDSSKSDYPTGKNLPQGNGPVRTPQDQSGDRGRKQHNWGPGPMTVHQWRNQHWQQDNQQGNQQWQHQNQQWQHQNQQWQQGNQQWEHQNQQWEHQNQQWEHQNQQWQNNNQQQDNQRQHQHSDNRNQQGNQQWQHQNQQWQQGNQQWQHDGQEWEQGNQQWQHDRQQHGSNQENNQNNQEGRQGNQQWKHQDQQWQHQNQQWQHDRQQQGSNQENNQHSQEGRQGNQQWQHQNQQWQHDRQQQGSNQENNQHNQEGRQGNQQWQHQNQQWQHDRQQHGSNQENNQEGRQGNQQWQHQNQQWQYQNQQWQHDNQERQKHAQEKDHDKQATKSSDHQVHKVNHVVPVIPVSQF from the exons ATGAAAG TTACTCTTTTTATCGGCCTCCTGGCCATAGTGGCATTAGCCTCCAGTAAATCAGTTCCTGATTCAAGTTCATCACCTGTGAAGGCACCCGGAAATAGCCAGCCTGAAATACCGGCAGTCCCAGTTAGCCCCAAGCATAAAGCTGATAGTGATGAAAACAAAGTCGATAAACCATATCCGAAACATTCAGCTTCTAAGAAGGGTCACTCCGATGTCAAAGCTGAAGTCTCTAAGCCGGAACCGCCGAAACCACAACCTGAAAAGCCATCTCAACCAGAATCTGACAAACCACCAAAGCCAGAAAAACCATCTGAGGACTCAAAACCACAACCCCCACCTTCGGAGTCAGAAAAACCATCTGAGGACTCAAAACCACAACCTCCATCTTCGAAGCCAGAAAAACCATCTGAGGACTCAAAACCAGAACCCCCATCTTCGGAGCCAGAAAAACCAGTTGCACCGAAACCAAGCAAGCCGGAAGCCGATAAGCCTTCTGCTTCTGCACCTGTGAAGCCTCAACTTTACGCTGTACATAAAAAGTCCGACCATTCAAAGTCAACCGACGATTCCTCGAAATCTGATTATCCAACAG GCAAGAACCTACCCCAAGGCAATGGACCAGTACGTACTCCTCAAGATCAATCAGGAGATAGGGGCCGTAAGCAACATAACTGGGGACCAGGTCCAATGACTGTTCATCAATGGAGAAACCAACACTGGCAGCAAGACAACCAGCAGGGCAACCAGCAATGGCAGCACCAAAACCAGCAATGGCAACACCAAAACCAACAATGGCAACAGGGAAACCAGCAATGGGAACACCAAAACCAGCAATGGGAACACCAAAACCAGCAATGGGAACACCAAAACCAGCAATGGCAGAATAATAACCAGCAGCAAGACAATCAGAGACAGCATCAACACAGTGATAACCGTAACCAGCAGGGTAACCAACAATGGCAGCACCAAAACCAGCAATGGCAACAGGGTAACCAGCAATGGCAGCATGATGGCCAAGAGTGGGAGCAGGGTAATCAGCAGTGGCAACATGATAGGCAGCAACACGGAAGCAATCAAGAAAATAACCAAAATAACCAAGAGGGGCGGCAAGGTAACCAACAATGGAAGCACCAAGACCAGCAATGGCAGCACCAAAACCAGCAATGGCAACACGATAGGCAGCAACAAGGAAGCAATCAAGAAAATAACCAACATAGCCAAGAAGGGCGACAAGGGAACCAGCAATGGCAGCACCAAAACCAGCAATGGCAACATGATAGGCAGCAACAAGGAAGCAATCAAGAAAATAACCAACATAACCAAGAGGGGCGGCAAGGTAACCAGCAGTGGCAACACCAAAACCAGCAATGGCAACATGATAGGCAGCAACACGGAAGCAATCAAGAAAATAACCAAGAGGGGCGGCAAGGTAACCAACAATGGCAGCACCAAAACCAGCAGTGGCAATACCAAAATCAGCAATGGCAGCATGATAACCAGGAGCGGCAGAAGCATGCTCAGGAGAAGGACCATGATAAGCAGGCTACCAAATCCAGCGATCATCAAGTTCATAAGGTTA
- the LOC119651362 gene encoding uncharacterized protein DDB_G0290685-like isoform X4, protein MKVTLFIGLLAIVALASSKSVPDSSSSPVKAPGNSQPEIPAVPVSPKHKADSDENKVDKPYPKHSASKKGHSDVKAEVSKPEPPKPQPEKPSQPESDKPPKPEKPSEDSKPQPPPSESEKPSEDSKPQPPSSKPEKPSEDSKPEPPSSEPEKPVAPKPSKPEADKPSASAPVKPQLYAVHKKSDHSKSTDDSSKSDYPTGKIPIPFPPAKDGKNSFQNHVVNGEQQYHPKAVASGKSKDDDTKKHSDEKKDDKHPIFPGKNLPQGNGPVRTPQDQSGDRGRKQHNWGPGPMTVHQWRNQHWQQDNQQGNQQWQHQNQQWQHQNQQWQQGNQQWEHQNQQWEHQNQQWEHQNQQWQNNNQQQDNQRQHQHSDNRNQQGNQQWQHQNQQWQQGNQQWQHDGQEWEQGNQQWQHDRQQHGSNQENNQNNQEGRQGNQQWQHDRQQHGSNQENNQEGRQGNQQWQHQNQQWQYQNQQWQHDNQERQKHAQEKDHDKQATKSSDHQVHKVNHVVPVIPVSQF, encoded by the exons ATGAAAG TTACTCTTTTTATCGGCCTCCTGGCCATAGTGGCATTAGCCTCCAGTAAATCAGTTCCTGATTCAAGTTCATCACCTGTGAAGGCACCCGGAAATAGCCAGCCTGAAATACCGGCAGTCCCAGTTAGCCCCAAGCATAAAGCTGATAGTGATGAAAACAAAGTCGATAAACCATATCCGAAACATTCAGCTTCTAAGAAGGGTCACTCCGATGTCAAAGCTGAAGTCTCTAAGCCGGAACCGCCGAAACCACAACCTGAAAAGCCATCTCAACCAGAATCTGACAAACCACCAAAGCCAGAAAAACCATCTGAGGACTCAAAACCACAACCCCCACCTTCGGAGTCAGAAAAACCATCTGAGGACTCAAAACCACAACCTCCATCTTCGAAGCCAGAAAAACCATCTGAGGACTCAAAACCAGAACCCCCATCTTCGGAGCCAGAAAAACCAGTTGCACCGAAACCAAGCAAGCCGGAAGCCGATAAGCCTTCTGCTTCTGCACCTGTGAAGCCTCAACTTTACGCTGTACATAAAAAGTCCGACCATTCAAAGTCAACCGACGATTCCTCGAAATCTGATTATCCAACAGGTAAAATTCCAATTCCATTCCCTCCAGCGAAAGATGGAAAGAATTCTTTCCAAAACCATGTAGTTAACGGTGAACAACAATATCATCCAAAGGCAGTTGCCTCAGGCAAATCAAAGGATGATGACACCAAGAAACATAGTGATGAGAAAAAGGATGACAAACATCCAATTTTTCCAGGCAAGAACCTACCCCAAGGCAATGGACCAGTACGTACTCCTCAAGATCAATCAGGAGATAGGGGCCGTAAGCAACATAACTGGGGACCAGGTCCAATGACTGTTCATCAATGGAGAAACCAACACTGGCAGCAAGACAACCAGCAGGGCAACCAGCAATGGCAGCACCAAAACCAGCAATGGCAACACCAAAACCAACAATGGCAACAGGGAAACCAGCAATGGGAACACCAAAACCAGCAATGGGAACACCAAAACCAGCAATGGGAACACCAAAACCAGCAATGGCAGAATAATAACCAGCAGCAAGACAATCAGAGACAGCATCAACACAGTGATAACCGTAACCAGCAGGGTAACCAACAATGGCAGCACCAAAACCAGCAATGGCAACAGGGTAACCAGCAATGGCAGCATGATGGCCAAGAGTGGGAGCAGGGTAATCAGCAGTGGCAACATGATAGGCAGCAACACGGAAGCAATCAAGAAAATAACCAAAATAACCAAGAGGGGCGGCAAGG AAACCAGCAATGGCAACATGATAGGCAGCAACACGGAAGCAATCAAGAAAATAACCAAGAGGGGCGGCAAGGTAACCAACAATGGCAGCACCAAAACCAGCAGTGGCAATACCAAAATCAGCAATGGCAGCATGATAACCAGGAGCGGCAGAAGCATGCTCAGGAGAAGGACCATGATAAGCAGGCTACCAAATCCAGCGATCATCAAGTTCATAAGGTTA
- the LOC119651362 gene encoding pollen-specific leucine-rich repeat extensin-like protein 1 isoform X5 has product MKVTLFIGLLAIVALASSKSVPDSSSSPVKAPGNSQPEIPAVPVSPKHKADSDENKVDKPYPKHSASKKGHSDVKAEVSKPEPPKPQPEKPSQPESDKPPKPEKPSEDSKPQPPPSESEKPSEDSKPQPPSSKPEKPSEDSKPEPPSSEPEKPVAPKPSKPEADKPSASAPVKPQLYAVHKKSDHSKSTDDSSKSDYPTGKIPIPFPPAKDGKNSFQNHVVNGEQQYHPKAVASGKSKDDDTKKHSDEKKDDKHPIFPGKNLPQGNGPVRTPQDQSGDRGRKQHNWGPGPMTVHQWRNQHWQQDNQQGNQQWQHQNQQWQHQNQQWQQGNQQWEHQNQQWEHQNQQWEHQNQQWQNNNQQQDNQRQHQHSDNRNQQGNQQWQHQNQQWQQGNQQWQHDGQEWEQGNQQWQHDRQQHGSNQENNQNNQEGRQGNQQWQHQNQQWQYQNQQWQHDNQERQKHAQEKDHDKQATKSSDHQVHKVNHVVPVIPVSQF; this is encoded by the exons ATGAAAG TTACTCTTTTTATCGGCCTCCTGGCCATAGTGGCATTAGCCTCCAGTAAATCAGTTCCTGATTCAAGTTCATCACCTGTGAAGGCACCCGGAAATAGCCAGCCTGAAATACCGGCAGTCCCAGTTAGCCCCAAGCATAAAGCTGATAGTGATGAAAACAAAGTCGATAAACCATATCCGAAACATTCAGCTTCTAAGAAGGGTCACTCCGATGTCAAAGCTGAAGTCTCTAAGCCGGAACCGCCGAAACCACAACCTGAAAAGCCATCTCAACCAGAATCTGACAAACCACCAAAGCCAGAAAAACCATCTGAGGACTCAAAACCACAACCCCCACCTTCGGAGTCAGAAAAACCATCTGAGGACTCAAAACCACAACCTCCATCTTCGAAGCCAGAAAAACCATCTGAGGACTCAAAACCAGAACCCCCATCTTCGGAGCCAGAAAAACCAGTTGCACCGAAACCAAGCAAGCCGGAAGCCGATAAGCCTTCTGCTTCTGCACCTGTGAAGCCTCAACTTTACGCTGTACATAAAAAGTCCGACCATTCAAAGTCAACCGACGATTCCTCGAAATCTGATTATCCAACAGGTAAAATTCCAATTCCATTCCCTCCAGCGAAAGATGGAAAGAATTCTTTCCAAAACCATGTAGTTAACGGTGAACAACAATATCATCCAAAGGCAGTTGCCTCAGGCAAATCAAAGGATGATGACACCAAGAAACATAGTGATGAGAAAAAGGATGACAAACATCCAATTTTTCCAGGCAAGAACCTACCCCAAGGCAATGGACCAGTACGTACTCCTCAAGATCAATCAGGAGATAGGGGCCGTAAGCAACATAACTGGGGACCAGGTCCAATGACTGTTCATCAATGGAGAAACCAACACTGGCAGCAAGACAACCAGCAGGGCAACCAGCAATGGCAGCACCAAAACCAGCAATGGCAACACCAAAACCAACAATGGCAACAGGGAAACCAGCAATGGGAACACCAAAACCAGCAATGGGAACACCAAAACCAGCAATGGGAACACCAAAACCAGCAATGGCAGAATAATAACCAGCAGCAAGACAATCAGAGACAGCATCAACACAGTGATAACCGTAACCAGCAGGGTAACCAACAATGGCAGCACCAAAACCAGCAATGGCAACAGGGTAACCAGCAATGGCAGCATGATGGCCAAGAGTGGGAGCAGGGTAATCAGCAGTGGCAACATGATAGGCAGCAACACGGAAGCAATCAAGAAAATAACCAAAATAACCAAGAGGGGCGGCAAG GTAACCAACAATGGCAGCACCAAAACCAGCAGTGGCAATACCAAAATCAGCAATGGCAGCATGATAACCAGGAGCGGCAGAAGCATGCTCAGGAGAAGGACCATGATAAGCAGGCTACCAAATCCAGCGATCATCAAGTTCATAAGGTTA
- the LOC119651362 gene encoding bifunctional endo-1,4-beta-xylanase XylA-like isoform X2: MKVTLFIGLLAIVALASSKSVPDSSSSPVKAPGNSQPEIPAVPVSPKHKADSDENKVDKPYPKHSASKKGHSDVKAEVSKPEPPKPQPEKPSQPESDKPPKPEKPSEDSKPQPPPSESEKPSEDSKPQPPSSKPEKPSEDSKPEPPSSEPEKPVAPKPSKPEADKPSASAPVKPQLYAVHKKSDHSKSTDDSSKSDYPTGKIPIPFPPAKDGKNSFQNHVVNGEQQYHPKAVASGKSKDDDTKKHSDEKKDDKHPIFPGKNLPQGNGPVRTPQDQSGDRGRKQHNWGPGPMTVHQWRNQHWQQDNQQGNQQWQHQNQQWQHQNQQWQQGNQQWEHQNQQWEHQNQQWEHQNQQWQNNNQQQDNQRQHQHSDNRNQQGNQQWQHQNQQWQQGNQQWQHDGQEWEQGNQQWQHDRQQHGSNQENNQNNQEGRQGNQQWKHQDQQWQHQNQQWQHDRQQQGSNQENNQHSQEGRQGNQQWQHDRQQHGSNQENNQEGRQGNQQWQHQNQQWQYQNQQWQHDNQERQKHAQEKDHDKQATKSSDHQVHKVNHVVPVIPVSQF; the protein is encoded by the exons ATGAAAG TTACTCTTTTTATCGGCCTCCTGGCCATAGTGGCATTAGCCTCCAGTAAATCAGTTCCTGATTCAAGTTCATCACCTGTGAAGGCACCCGGAAATAGCCAGCCTGAAATACCGGCAGTCCCAGTTAGCCCCAAGCATAAAGCTGATAGTGATGAAAACAAAGTCGATAAACCATATCCGAAACATTCAGCTTCTAAGAAGGGTCACTCCGATGTCAAAGCTGAAGTCTCTAAGCCGGAACCGCCGAAACCACAACCTGAAAAGCCATCTCAACCAGAATCTGACAAACCACCAAAGCCAGAAAAACCATCTGAGGACTCAAAACCACAACCCCCACCTTCGGAGTCAGAAAAACCATCTGAGGACTCAAAACCACAACCTCCATCTTCGAAGCCAGAAAAACCATCTGAGGACTCAAAACCAGAACCCCCATCTTCGGAGCCAGAAAAACCAGTTGCACCGAAACCAAGCAAGCCGGAAGCCGATAAGCCTTCTGCTTCTGCACCTGTGAAGCCTCAACTTTACGCTGTACATAAAAAGTCCGACCATTCAAAGTCAACCGACGATTCCTCGAAATCTGATTATCCAACAGGTAAAATTCCAATTCCATTCCCTCCAGCGAAAGATGGAAAGAATTCTTTCCAAAACCATGTAGTTAACGGTGAACAACAATATCATCCAAAGGCAGTTGCCTCAGGCAAATCAAAGGATGATGACACCAAGAAACATAGTGATGAGAAAAAGGATGACAAACATCCAATTTTTCCAGGCAAGAACCTACCCCAAGGCAATGGACCAGTACGTACTCCTCAAGATCAATCAGGAGATAGGGGCCGTAAGCAACATAACTGGGGACCAGGTCCAATGACTGTTCATCAATGGAGAAACCAACACTGGCAGCAAGACAACCAGCAGGGCAACCAGCAATGGCAGCACCAAAACCAGCAATGGCAACACCAAAACCAACAATGGCAACAGGGAAACCAGCAATGGGAACACCAAAACCAGCAATGGGAACACCAAAACCAGCAATGGGAACACCAAAACCAGCAATGGCAGAATAATAACCAGCAGCAAGACAATCAGAGACAGCATCAACACAGTGATAACCGTAACCAGCAGGGTAACCAACAATGGCAGCACCAAAACCAGCAATGGCAACAGGGTAACCAGCAATGGCAGCATGATGGCCAAGAGTGGGAGCAGGGTAATCAGCAGTGGCAACATGATAGGCAGCAACACGGAAGCAATCAAGAAAATAACCAAAATAACCAAGAGGGGCGGCAAGGTAACCAACAATGGAAGCACCAAGACCAGCAATGGCAGCACCAAAACCAGCAATGGCAACACGATAGGCAGCAACAAGGAAGCAATCAAGAAAATAACCAACATAGCCAAGAAGGGCGACAAGGG AACCAGCAATGGCAACATGATAGGCAGCAACACGGAAGCAATCAAGAAAATAACCAAGAGGGGCGGCAAGGTAACCAACAATGGCAGCACCAAAACCAGCAGTGGCAATACCAAAATCAGCAATGGCAGCATGATAACCAGGAGCGGCAGAAGCATGCTCAGGAGAAGGACCATGATAAGCAGGCTACCAAATCCAGCGATCATCAAGTTCATAAGGTTA